In Colletotrichum destructivum chromosome 1, complete sequence, the sequence TTCGCCGTTTTGGGAGAGGGGTGGTTGACGCATGACGTTCTAGCAGTGTCTGTAAATATCTAGATTGAGCTACAGAGACACAGCAAGCCATGCGTTTGACTCAGCCTCGCTATCCACCGCCTGGCCGTTACTTCGGCGATGCTGGTGGCTGCGACACAGGATGGATGCTCGACAAgatacacatacacatatCTACCGAGACtaacgatgatgatgatataCACGGCCTCAAAAACATATCAGTGGCGGCCAGGGATGATACATCCTAATTCCAAAACTCCCGCTaggcccccttcccccctctctctcccggGGTCCATGATGGACTAAAAAACAAATAGCTAGCACAAGACATGAACCCAACGCTGTGGAAAAGTTGTATGATTTTTGGTCGGACCGAATCCGAGAACGAGGGGTCCGGCCATACAGGCCTTTCCTgtcccttccccctctcttctcctgCTTTGTAACTGTTTACTGTTTATTTTgcttttcttcgtcttcttcccaGAGTCGTCTCTGCCCCGTGCAGCCTCAACAACTTCTTGAACAGCCAGTGAGACGAGATGAATAGGAGAAACATCAACAACTcggaagaaaagaaaaaaaaaaccaccaAGAAACATGTGCGTCGGTCGCCCAACTATGCGATTCTTTGAAGTATCCAAACCCCAAAGTCCCATCTTCGGGAATGAAACCGCTTTGCCCCTCAATCGTCCCTCCTCCgtccctcgtcttcctcctaTTACAATCTGTATTGTTCGTATATGTCGCCAACGAGCTTGAACAATGAAACGAAGTGGGTATAACCTTTAGCAACGAGTGTCGGTGTATATATGTATATAATAAACAAGCACGCCGAGTCCCCCCCAATAAAAAGCCCAAACATAAACAATGAACACCTTTCCTGTCGTATTTTCTACcgcaggccgccgtcgtggccatGGTGGCTGTGATGGCTCAGCGGCCCTACGGTCCTGCTCGCGAACCCCGTCTCATGGGGGACGCGCGTGTAACTGGGGTACAAGGGACCACCGGAACTCACACTCGGTCCCGAATCCGACCCGGTGAAGGGGGAGCCTTCCATGGTTCGAAGCGGGGGCAGTCTCTCGccccccggcgccgtcgacggggaccGCTGTGGCATCATGCCATAAGACGCTGGTGCCTGCAGAGGCGGCAGGTTCCCGGCCTGGGGACCGGGAGTGCCGTACGAGGGCATCGAGAACTCGGGGGTCTGGGCCGAATCggttcgccgccgccgtgttgGTCGATccaccgacgacgcctcGCTCGATGCGTAGCCCTGCTGCTGGGACTGGTGCGGTAGCATAGGAGGCTGCGTCAGAGGACTGGTCTCCGCCATCGACCCCccgctcctcgaggacgtcgggCTCGGGGGCCCGTTCGCCATGTCGCTGAGCGGCGTCCGCAGGACCACGTCTCGCAGCCGGTTGCGCTCGTCCCTGTAAAAATCCCTCTCTTGCGTCATGTCCCGAAGCTTGGCCTCCAGGTCGCGGCTCCTCTGCTCCAGCCTCTGCAAGTTGGCAATCTGTTCTTGgtccttctctttcttcctctgtCTGAACCGTGCCGAGGCTCCGGCATTCCGTTGCCGCTTCTCGTCAGCCTGCTTCGACCCTTGATGGACGTCCACCGGTATGAGGAtgccgccttcttcccccgGAAGCCTGACAACCATTCCACCTTCCGCCTTCGCCACGTCAGACCGCAGGCTTTGGTATAGAGATGTTCCCGCCCCTGGGGTGGACCAAACGGGAATACCTGGcgattgcggcggcgggaagcTGTGGCCCGGGGGCAGCATCGGCTGGCCCGGATACTCGGGCCCCCTGCCGTGAGGATCTCGTGTCATGGGGGGCAGTTGAGGTCGTTCAGGGTTCGTAGGCGGCATATGCCCGATCATGGGCTGGGACATGGACCGTGGCGGTGTTGTCAGGGACCCGATTCCTGATGATGAAGGGCCGTGGGGCGATGGGCCGGAGAACGGGTGGCCAGGTGCTGTGCGGAGGGGCTCCGAGGGACCGTCGTCACCCGGATACGGCCGCTTTGTCCGCggaggaagaaagggggtCTGGTGTGGTTCGGGACCCCTCATGCCCGCCTGACTCAAGCTCGCAGCCCGCGTCTCTCGGGGACTGAGCATCTGCCTGGGAGCACCCATCAGTGGGAAGGGGAAACCGCTCTTGGGCGAGCTGTGTTCCGACGGCGTGTGGCCCAGAGGTGTCGTTGCCGGATGGCCTGCTGGCGTAGCGGGTTGGGACCCAAAAGAACCGTGGCTCTGACTCTGACTCTGACTCTGACTCTGGTACGTGTACTGACGGTCGCCAGGTGTACCATACTGCCTCGGGGGCATGCCGTAGGGCGAAGTCTGGGCATGGGCTCCTCGGGGCCGTGATGGTTCGCCGGCGGAGCCTTCCGGCTGTGCTTCGTTGATCAGTCCCCTGATGCCCAAGGACCGCGGGCCAAAGGGATGCCCCTCGCCAGTCGTCGAAGGAGTAGTCACGACATCTTGAATACCCGGGCTAcctcgggcttggggacTCTGTTGGGAGCCGAAAGGCGCTTTTGGCGGTGACTGCGTCGGTGCTTGCTTGGTAGTGTGAGCTGCAGGTCC encodes:
- a CDS encoding Putative basic-leucine zipper domain-containing protein produces the protein MSPFVLLLFFLLLLHQHTPSPGLLASTQLVPPKAGNLAVSAVVRFSGQHPQRSREAREVENAQTGFLVAAPRQSGSDKTQTSKQPIPVPNSDYRSASSTGQDGQCPGPQGREGVGEQVSMSQRGPAAHTTKQAPTQSPPKAPFGSQQSPQARGSPGIQDVVTTPSTTGEGHPFGPRSLGIRGLINEAQPEGSAGEPSRPRGAHAQTSPYGMPPRQYGTPGDRQYTYQSQSQSQSQSHGSFGSQPATPAGHPATTPLGHTPSEHSSPKSGFPFPLMGAPRQMLSPRETRAASLSQAGMRGPEPHQTPFLPPRTKRPYPGDDGPSEPLRTAPGHPFSGPSPHGPSSSGIGSLTTPPRSMSQPMIGHMPPTNPERPQLPPMTRDPHGRGPEYPGQPMLPPGHSFPPPQSPGIPVWSTPGAGTSLYQSLRSDVAKAEGGMVVRLPGEEGGILIPVDVHQGSKQADEKRQRNAGASARFRQRKKEKDQEQIANLQRLEQRSRDLEAKLRDMTQERDFYRDERNRLRDVVLRTPLSDMANGPPSPTSSRSGGSMAETSPLTQPPMLPHQSQQQGYASSEASSVDRPTRRRRTDSAQTPEFSMPSYGTPGPQAGNLPPLQAPASYGMMPQRSPSTAPGGERLPPLRTMEGSPFTGSDSGPSVSSGGPLYPSYTRVPHETGFASRTVGPLSHHSHHGHDGGLR